In Alkalihalobacillus sp. FSL W8-0930, a single window of DNA contains:
- a CDS encoding topology modulation protein, which translates to MNKVMVVGSSAGAGKSTFARKLSNVLQLPVHHLDTLFWKPGWIEEDKEIFIEKQRVLAQTEQWIIEGNYNASMDIRLSEADTIVFIHCSLWRCLYQVVKRRIMFHGKSRPDLTEGCKEKIDFDFIWFIIKTYYPRQKKMKQKLKHFEESSDKHTVYVLSGHKEMAQFLATLEEDTNGAGFS; encoded by the coding sequence ATGAATAAGGTTATGGTTGTTGGTTCTTCAGCTGGGGCGGGGAAATCGACATTTGCAAGAAAGCTATCAAACGTACTTCAATTACCAGTTCATCATCTGGACACACTGTTCTGGAAGCCGGGCTGGATAGAAGAAGACAAAGAGATATTTATTGAGAAGCAAAGGGTGCTAGCGCAAACGGAACAATGGATTATAGAAGGAAACTATAATGCATCAATGGACATTCGTTTAAGTGAAGCGGATACCATTGTGTTTATCCACTGTTCTCTTTGGCGGTGTCTGTATCAGGTTGTTAAGAGAAGAATCATGTTCCACGGAAAGTCTAGACCAGATCTGACAGAGGGTTGTAAGGAGAAAATAGATTTCGATTTTATCTGGTTTATCATTAAAACCTATTATCCAAGACAAAAGAAGATGAAGCAAAAGTTAAAGCATTTTGAAGAGAGCTCTGACAAGCACACGGTGTATGTTCTTTCAGGGCATAAGGAAATGGCACAATTTTTGGCTACGCTAGAGGAGGATACAAATGGAGCAGGATTTTCTTAA